TTCTCTTTGCGAAGTTTCTTTTTTTGAGATGGCATCCGTGTTACCCTTGAGGGTGACTTGACCTCTGACCGAAAGGAACTGTAATGCGATCAACTCAGAAAACGCTGGCTCTCTGGTTCTTCCTGATCATCATGGCTGTTTTTCTATTTCAAGCCTATGAGAGTAAGCACCAAAAAGTGATCACTGATTTTAACTACCCGAAATTTTCTGAAGCGGTGAAATCTGGTGAAGTGGCTTCTGTCACATTCCGCCAAGACACAAGTGAAATTGTCGGCGAATTAAAACCAGAATTCGAAAAGAAATACAACGGAACGCACTTTGCGATCGTGGGTAACACGGGCGATAAGGGCCTTGCCTTCCTTCAAGAACACGGAATCACTCCAAACTATGAACGCGCCGATAGCGGTGGCTTCTTCCAAACATTTATTGTGAATTGGTTGCCATTGATTCTTATCGTAGCGATGTTCCTCTTTATCATGCGCCAAATTCAAGTTGGCGGCGGTAAAGCGATGTCTTTTGGAAAAAGCCGTGCGCGTCTTCTGACAGAGCATAAAAACCGTGTGACGTTCAAAGAAGTCGCTGGTGTGGATGAAGCGAAAGAAGATTTGCAAGAAATCGTGAGCTTCCTTAAAGATCCAAAAAAATATACAAAATTGGGTGGTCGTATTCCTAAAGGTGTTTTGCTTGTAGGTCCTCCGGGAACAGGTAAGACGTTGCTTGCACGCGCAGTGGCGGGTGAAGCAGGTGTGCCATTCTTTACAATTTCTGGTTCTGACTTCGTTGAGATGTTCGTGGGTGTCGGTGCGAGCCGTGTCCGTGACTTATTTGAACAAGGTAAGAAAAATGCTCCGTGTTTGATCTTTATCGACGAGATCGATGCCGTAGGTCGCCATCGTGGTGCTGGCATGGGGGGTGGTCATGACGAGCGTGAACAAACTCTGAATCAATTGCTTGTTGAGATGGATGGTTTTGAATCTTCTGAAGGTGTGATCTTAATCGCAGCGACAAACCGTCCTGACGTTCTAGATCCTGCGTTGTTGCGTCCAGGTCGTTTCGACCGCCGTGTGGTGGTGAATAAGCCAGACCTTAAAGGTCGTGAGCAAATTCTTGCCGTTCACATGCGTAAGACGCCATTGGGTCCTGATGTGGAAGCAACGAAAATTGCCCGCGGAACTCCAGGCTTCTCAGGTGCTGACCTTGAGAACTTGGTGAATGAAGCGGCCTTGATCGCAGCTCGCACAGATAAAAAATATCTTGAGATGGAAGACTTTGAAAAAGCCAAAGACAAAGTCATCATGGGTTCTGAAAGAAAATCGATGGTGATTTCGGATGAAGATAAAAAAGTGACGGCCTATCATGAAGCAGGTCACACGCTTGTTGGTAAAAAACTGGCGGGTCTTGATCCTATTCACAAAGTGACGATCATTCCTCGCGGAATGGCTTTGGGTGTGACACAAACATTGCCTGAAAAAGAAAGCGTGTCTTTGTCTAAGAGCAAAGCGGAAAACATGATTGCTTTCTTGTTCGGTGGCCGTGCCGCGGAAGAAGTGATCTTTAAAGATGTCACAACAGGTGCTGGAAACGACATTGAACGTGCCACTGATATCGCGCGCCGTATGGTGTGTGAATGGGGTATGAGTAAATTGGGACCTTTGGCATTTGAAAAACGTGGTGGCGAAGTGTTCTTGGGAATGCAATACGGTCATCAAGGTCATAAAGATTATTCAGAGTCAAAAGCTGAAGAAATCGACGCGGAAGTTTCTAAATTTATCGATCACGGTTATGAAACAGCCGTGCGTATCTTGACTGATTACAAAGACGCTTTGGAAAGATTGGCGCAAGCTCTTCTTGAGTACGAAACTATCGACGGTCACGAAGTAGAAATGCTTGTGAACGGTGCTGCTGTGACGGAGATTGAAAAATACCGTAACAGCAAAAAGGACGGCGGCCTGGGCGTGGCGGTGACTCCTAAGAAGGACACTTCCGGCGACCCCGTTGGTAACACTGGTCCTGTGACAATTTAATAATTTGCAGACAACGGCTCAGGCACATCGCCTGGGCCTTTTAACGTTTTAGAGGCATCTTGATGTTGCAACAGTTTGTCGACAACTTGGTATTCATCGTCCAGCATCTGCGCGTTCAAGACGCGATAGATATGCTTCTGGTGTGGATGGTTGTGTATCGCATCCTGGTTCTGATCAAAAGAACCGGCACCATCCAAATGCTTTCAGGTCTAGGCGTTCTCGCGATCGGATACATCTTAAGTATCTGGCTTGAGCTTTTCACCTTTAACTGGATCTTAGAAAAATTCTTCTCAAATCTTTTTGTGATCGTGGTTGTCTTGTTCCAAGGGGAGATTCGTCGTGCCTTGGCTCATATCGGAAGCAATCCGTTCTTTAGCGATGCTTCGACAATTCAAGAAACTCAGGTGATCGAAGAGATCGCAAAAGGTGTGATCCTCACAGCGCAAAAAGGTTTCGGAGCCTTGGTGGTGGTTGAGCGTGAGATCGTGATCGACTATCACATCGAGTTCGGAACTGAAATGGATTCAAAAGTTTCAGCGGAACTTTTAGCCTCCATCTTCCATCCGGAAAGCCCCATGCATGATGGGGCTGTTTTGATTCGTAACGGAAAAATTCACTCGGCGGGTTGTTTCCTGCCTCTGAGTAAAAATCCAGCTCTTGATAAAAACCTGGGAACGCGCCACAGAGCTGCGATTGGTTTAACAGAAGAAACCGACGCTCTAGTCTTTGTGGTTTCTGAAGAAAATAAATCCATCGGTATCGTTCAAGGGGGCCACTTGAGCCCGAACGTGGAACTAGGTGACATTCGCAAAGCCCTCTATGAGACTTTCGGTCTTAAATACAAAGCCTTCTCTCAGCAAGGGGAGGTGTCGTAATGAAGCGTCGTTGGTCGAGTATGCTGACTGAAAATTTCAGCTATAAAGTCGTCGCTCTTTTTATTTCCCTGATCCTTTGGCTCACTATTCTAGGGCGCAGGGACTTTGTCCTAAGCAAAAACATTGATATTGAGCTTGTAACAGCTCCAGGAACCCATGTCGTGGCGCAGACTACAGACCACATCAAGGTAAAAGTTTCGGGCCCAAGATCGGCTCTAAAAAAGTTCTTGGAGAGTTCTTTATCTCAGAGTATTTCTCTTGATATTTCACAAAGGGGCGAAGGGGTCGTTTATGTCGATATTCCTTTGAATAAAATAGAAGTGCCCATTGGTGTAAGAATTCTGGGTGTCCGTCCTAATCAGATTCAGGCGGAAGTAGTCAAAGTGAAAGGCCCAACTCATGACGAACAAAAAGGTCAGTAAAGTGGTTGATAAGAAATCTACAAAGTTGTTCGGTACGGATGGCATCCGTGGCACTGCCAATCAGTGGCCTATGACTCCGGATATGGTAGTTAAAATCGGTCAGGCGATTGGTTATATTCTGCAAAAACAATCTCTGAATGTGCCAGCGGCGTCTCGCAAAGTCGTTATCGGAAAAGACACGCGTCTTTCTGGTTACATGATCGAACAGGCTCTTGCGAGTGGCTTGAATTCCATGGGAATTTTCGTTCAACTTGTCGGCCCCCTTCCAACTCCGGGTATTGGATATCTCACTCGCACAATGAGAGCGGCGGCAGGAATCGTGATTTCTGCTTCTCACAATCCGTTTCATGATAACGGTATTAAAGTTTTCGGTGCGGATGGTTTTAAAATTTCCGAAGAGATGGAAAGAGAAATCGAACGCCTGGTTCTTGAAGAAGACTTAAGCACTCTTTTGCCAGCGAGCAAAGAAATCGGCCGCACGAAACGTATTGAAGACTCTCAAGGTCGTTACATCGTATACGTGAAGGGCACTTTCCCACTTGAGTATACACTTGATGGAATGCGCATCGTTCTTGATACAGCCAATGGAGCTTCCTACAAAGTAGCTCCTTCCGTCTTCCAAGAGTTGGGTGCGGAAGTGATTCAGTTGGGTGATGATCCAAATGGCACAAACATCAACGACAAAGTCGGAGCCCTTTATCCGCAAAAACTTTCTGAAGCGGTTCAACAGTATCGCGCGGATGTCGGTATCAGTCTTGATGGTGACGCTGATCGCGTGATCATGGTGGATGAAAAAGGCGAAATCGTAAACGGAGACCGTATTCTTGCGATCTGCGCTCTGCACATGAAAGAGCGTGGTCTTCTGAAAGGTGACACATTGGTGGCAACACAGATGTCGAACTTCGGTCTTGAAAAACGCATGAATGAAGCCGGCATCAAACTTGTGAAAACAGGTGTCGGTGATAAATACGTTGTCGAAGAGATGAGAAAAAATGGTTACAACCTGGGCGGTGAACAATCAGGTCATATCATTTTCTTAGATCACACAACAACAGGGGATGGTTGTATAGCGGCCCTTGGAGTTCTTGCGGTAATGAAACAAACGGGCAAGAAGATGAGTGAGCTGAACCGCGTTTTTGAAGACGTGCCTCAGGTCCTTATCAACTGCCGGGTAAAACGTCGTACAGAGCTTCACGAGCTGACGGGTTACAACGACCTTATCCGTACAATTGAAAAGAAACTCAATGGCGATGGACGTGTTTTCGTTCGTTTCTCAGGCACAGAGCCGGTGATCCGTGTTCTTGTCGAGGGACCTGATAAAGCGCAAATCAGTATGTTTGCCGAAGAGATCGCCTCCTTCCTAGAAAAAGAGCTGTCATAGTATGAAACATAAAATCCGTCTTGGTGTGAATGTGGACCACGTAGCGACCCTACGTCAGGTCCGAGGTGGAACTACACCTTATCCAAATCTTTTGGACATGGTGAAAAAATCCGTAAAAGGTGGCGCTGAGCAAATCACAATCCATCTTCGTGAAGACCGTCGCCATATTCAATTGGAAGACTTAAAGGTTCTCTCGAAGGCTTGCCCCGTGCCTTTAAATCTTGAAATGGCAGCGACTCCACAAATGGTTTCGTTTGCAAAAAAATATCGTCCTGATTGGGTGTGCTTTGTTCCTGAAAAAAGAGCGGAGCTTACAACCGAGGGCGGCCTTGATGTAAAGAAAGGCTTTAAGAAAATGGCTCCGATGGTTGAAAAACTTCAACGTATCGGCATTGAGATCTCAATGTTCATTGAGCCTTCCATGGAACAAGTTGAAGCGTCTTATGAAATTGGTGCTGATGCTGTTGAATTTCACACGGGAAAATGGGTTCACCTCACAGGTCCTCGTAAGCAAAAAGAATGGGATCGCCTGGTAGATACAGCGGAGTGGGCTAATTACTTGGGCCTTAATGTTCACGCGGGTCACGGTCTTGATTATCACCATTCAAAACTTATCAACAAGCTTCCCTACCTTCAGGAAGTGAATATCGGTCACTCGTTGATCTGTTACGCTCTTGAAGACGGTCTTGAAGATTCTGTTCGTAAGATGAGAAAGATCTTAAAGTAATGTCGAAAATCCTGAACTCGGAAAGAACAGTGAATAATCTCATTGAGCTTAAAGAGTTCTGGAAAGAATTTTTGCCCCACTTAAGTGAGCGCTGCATTTTACTGATGAGCGGTGACGTCGGTGCCGGCAAAACAACGTCCGTACAAATGATCGCTGAAATTCTCGGTATGCGCGATGTTCAGTCGCCGTCATTTGCGATTCATCTGCGTTATGAAAATGCCGAAGGAAAATCTTTAGATCATATCGATCTGTATCGTCTGAAAGACGATGATGATTTGGAAAGCTCAGGCTTCTGGGATCTCTTCGCACCGAAACAAGGATTGATCATTATCGAATGGGCGAATCGCCTGGATTTTGATTATTTGCCACTGAATTGGCAAAGAGTCGAAGTGAAGTTTGAAAAAACATCGGCAGAGTCGCGAAAAATCCTCTGCCGAACTATCTAAAAGGTACGCCGTACCTTTTTGCATTGTCTTGCGTTAGTTGTATCCGTTTTTATAAGCTAAATCATAGTCAGGAAAGAAAACGCGTTTCCACACTGGAATTTGTTCGATGTCTTCAGGAGAGAGAACTTTTTTAAGTTCGAAATCTCCCACGGGATTTCTTCCTACTTGCTTGCGAACTCTTAAACGGAATAAGTACGGAGCTTCCGTTTCTTTATATTCATTCGAGAAAACGCCACGTTTATTGTCAAAAGCTTCTTTCGCGGCTTTGCTGAACTTGCTCACGACACCTTTATCAAAAGGGTAGATGAAGTAAATCAGGCCCCAACCTTGGCGAAGCATTTCTTCATTCAAATCTTTTCCGTCCTTTAAGAGACGACCTAAGATGCGACCGTGTTTATCAACGTCACTGTCTTCAGACAGAATAAGAATAGAACCCTCAGGCGCCATCGCTCTTAAAGCGTCGCGAGCTTTCAAGGAAACGTCACCTTGTGTGTTCTTATAGAAATCGACTTCAGGGGTATCCACACCCATCAAACGCACTTTGTATCTTTCGTCGTCATCAACGCCGACAGCCGTCAGAGTATCGCCATCGTGAACGCTCACAACTTTCAAGCGAATGCCTTCAGCAAAAAGAGTGGCAGGGAAAAGAAGGATCAATAATAAAAGACTGCGTAGGTAATTCATAAATTGCAGTCTTAATTCGCGAAACCCGGAAACGCAAGAAGCCTCTAAAACGAGGCTTCTAAGTCAGTAGGAAATACTAAAGTGTCTAAAAAACCGACGCTTTACTTGCTGCCTTTGCTTCTTTTGTTCAAAGGATTTTTCTGTGACTGTGGAAAACGGGCGCCAATTCCGTGATCTTTCAGATTATTGGTGACTTCTTTACAGTCGGAATAACCAGTTCGATTTCGCCAAGCAATCTGTGCAGACGGGGGTACTCCGGGCTGAGTGGAAACATTTAAAGTGATGCGTTTGCGAAGATGACGATTGAACGATTTTTCAAAGGGACTGCAAGCTTCCGGAATTGTTTTAAAAATGACTTCGGAAATTTTACCCGAAGAACTGTCCTGCACACTTTCAACAGCCATGGGGCAGGTGACGGTGTCAGATGACGAAGTGATTTTAATTTCCGCATGATCCAAATCGCTGACGTTCACCAAGCCGGAAAGATTTTGTTTTTCCAACCAAGCATCATTGATTTTGCAAGAGTAAAGCGTCTCTGCGGCCGAGGCGGTATTAAGAATCCCCAAGAAAAGAAAAGTACTGAGAGCGGTTTTCATTATTTCTTACCCCCTTGAGGACGGCAGTAGCGAATGGCGTGACTTGAACAATGCAAGTTGCCTTGTTGGACGTGAGCGAAATGGGTGTCGATGTAATCTGTTTTTAATCCGAGACCTTTTATTTGATTGTCTATATCGGCTTTAAACGCGGGATTCACGGGCTCAGGCATGATGTAGGTATTTCCGACAATTTCACCATTTGTAGGATTCGGAAATAAGGAAAGGCCTGTACCCATGGCATACGAGGCTGGTTGTTTATCGTAGTCCATCATGCCTTGATAGATATCGGGAATATCGAGAGTCTTTGGAGAGCACTGAGGATATTTTTGTTTTAGTTTCGCTAAAAGATCTTTTTTGAATTGTTGAATGGCTTTTTCAACGGACTCATTGAAATCTTTAAATTCTTTGTCTGACTCAATGATTTTCGCCAAATCCTTGTTCGTCATTTCAAGGCACTCTTTAGCTTCATCCATTTTTGCCTTTGATTTCAAATAGCCTGCTTTTTTCATCTGCTGCTGTATTTTGTTGAGGATTTCATTTTTGCGAGCAAGAAGTCGCTGTCTTTCTTCCACAGATTTCGGTTCCATATCATCAAGGGCCTGAAGCTCTTTGTAGAGGTTTTCAACTTTCGGATCTGTGATTGACAGAACTCCGGCAAAAGCTTTTGTGATCGACAGATCCCAAAGCAGTTGCGAAACGCCTTTTCCTGAGCGGGTTTTCCCTGGGGAAGGAGGCAGATTTTGTGATCTCTTGCTGGCTGTGTAAGCAGCACAAATTTCGCGATATCCCGATTGTCTGACACGAGTGATAAGTTCTTCGCCAGAAACACCGGGGAAATCGAAAACTTTTCCGTCGGGATTTCCCTTTAAAACTTCAAGACCTTTTTTAGGGCTTGCAAAGGCCAAGGCAAAATCGCAAGGTGGTTTTTGCGAAGGATCTTTGAGAGTTTTAAACATCTCATCGGTATGACCCACCTTAAGAAAATCAGAAGGCGTTTTCACTGCGGCGTCCATGTTAGTGCAAGTGGATTTAGCGTAAGAGTCCCATTCATTGTTGTTGAAGTGATCCGCTCCTAAAAGACACAGTCCATTGACGGCCTCAATGTTTCCACCGCTGTGACCGGATTTGTACTGAGCATTTTCCAATAATACGCCGGCATGAATATTACATTCTTTGGCGGTGGAGTTGATCATGGAAGTGTAAGAATCTCCATGGCGTCCGTAACCTTGAACCTCACGAAGAACAGGTTGGCCCGTTTTAGGATTATAAAAGTTGTCGAAATAATCTTGCTGCCAGTTCCAGCGATTGTTTCCTTCAACACGTGTTAAACCTTTGATCCACTGGTCGGCGACTTGCGGTGAAGGAGCTTGTTTGCGAAGTTCGGCAACAACGGACTCATAAGTTTCAGGTGTCACATGAAGAAAAAACTGCGGAGGTTTTTGCGGTTGGGCCTTCATGACTTTTGTTACATAAGACTTCACCCACTCAGGACCGCCTTCGTAGTCAGAAACTGTGGCTGCCATAATCGGATAATTTTCGGAAAGAAGAGTGCTGCCTGTCGTGGGACATGCAGGCACATCAGAACTCATGGGATTGTGTTGGGAGCAGGCGTTTTGTCCTTGAGCGAAGACTAAGTTGATGAGGAGGAGAAAGAACGTCACCGAAACTCCTGTTTGTTTTTAAGCTGCCTGCAATCCTTTGACAAAATCGGTCGATAATTTTTCAGCCAAATTCAAGGAGACTTTATTGTAAGCAGATTTTTCCGCAAATCCCATGAGCATTCCCACCAGTTTTTCATTCACAATAATAGGGGAAATCGTCACGTGATCTGGAATACGACCTTGGTTCCAGCCTTCAAAGAATTTTTCATTGATCTCGTTTAAAGAGATATAGCCATGGAAGGATTTTTGTGTAGAAGCTACGATATTAAAAATACTTGGCGTTTTCAAAGGAACGCGCATTGACGTGTCTTTCATTCCCTGGAAATTTTCATCCCAAGCAAAAGCCGTCAATTGCGTTTCTTGATCGTCCAAAGTCAAAATCATGGATTTTTCAAAATGCACTTTCATTTCACTCAAGGCTTGTTTCACCTTTTCGTTCATCAAAGCGGTATTTTTCTTTTTCATTTTCTCTAACGAGAAATTTCCACTCGCCACAGGATTGATCGTTGGTTTAGCAACGCCTGCAGGACGGGGAACGATAGGAATCGGTTTGTTTCCAAAGCTGTCTTCAAAAGGCGGAGGCATCTCCGATTTTGGAGGAGGCGGTGGAACTTTTTTCGGCGCCGAAGAATCTGCAACAGGTGAAGCC
This region of Bdellovibrio sp. BCCA genomic DNA includes:
- the ftsH gene encoding ATP-dependent zinc metalloprotease FtsH, which encodes MRSTQKTLALWFFLIIMAVFLFQAYESKHQKVITDFNYPKFSEAVKSGEVASVTFRQDTSEIVGELKPEFEKKYNGTHFAIVGNTGDKGLAFLQEHGITPNYERADSGGFFQTFIVNWLPLILIVAMFLFIMRQIQVGGGKAMSFGKSRARLLTEHKNRVTFKEVAGVDEAKEDLQEIVSFLKDPKKYTKLGGRIPKGVLLVGPPGTGKTLLARAVAGEAGVPFFTISGSDFVEMFVGVGASRVRDLFEQGKKNAPCLIFIDEIDAVGRHRGAGMGGGHDEREQTLNQLLVEMDGFESSEGVILIAATNRPDVLDPALLRPGRFDRRVVVNKPDLKGREQILAVHMRKTPLGPDVEATKIARGTPGFSGADLENLVNEAALIAARTDKKYLEMEDFEKAKDKVIMGSERKSMVISDEDKKVTAYHEAGHTLVGKKLAGLDPIHKVTIIPRGMALGVTQTLPEKESVSLSKSKAENMIAFLFGGRAAEEVIFKDVTTGAGNDIERATDIARRMVCEWGMSKLGPLAFEKRGGEVFLGMQYGHQGHKDYSESKAEEIDAEVSKFIDHGYETAVRILTDYKDALERLAQALLEYETIDGHEVEMLVNGAAVTEIEKYRNSKKDGGLGVAVTPKKDTSGDPVGNTGPVTI
- the cdaA gene encoding diadenylate cyclase CdaA: MLQQFVDNLVFIVQHLRVQDAIDMLLVWMVVYRILVLIKRTGTIQMLSGLGVLAIGYILSIWLELFTFNWILEKFFSNLFVIVVVLFQGEIRRALAHIGSNPFFSDASTIQETQVIEEIAKGVILTAQKGFGALVVVEREIVIDYHIEFGTEMDSKVSAELLASIFHPESPMHDGAVLIRNGKIHSAGCFLPLSKNPALDKNLGTRHRAAIGLTEETDALVFVVSEENKSIGIVQGGHLSPNVELGDIRKALYETFGLKYKAFSQQGEVS
- the glmM gene encoding phosphoglucosamine mutase, whose translation is MTNKKVSKVVDKKSTKLFGTDGIRGTANQWPMTPDMVVKIGQAIGYILQKQSLNVPAASRKVVIGKDTRLSGYMIEQALASGLNSMGIFVQLVGPLPTPGIGYLTRTMRAAAGIVISASHNPFHDNGIKVFGADGFKISEEMEREIERLVLEEDLSTLLPASKEIGRTKRIEDSQGRYIVYVKGTFPLEYTLDGMRIVLDTANGASYKVAPSVFQELGAEVIQLGDDPNGTNINDKVGALYPQKLSEAVQQYRADVGISLDGDADRVIMVDEKGEIVNGDRILAICALHMKERGLLKGDTLVATQMSNFGLEKRMNEAGIKLVKTGVGDKYVVEEMRKNGYNLGGEQSGHIIFLDHTTTGDGCIAALGVLAVMKQTGKKMSELNRVFEDVPQVLINCRVKRRTELHELTGYNDLIRTIEKKLNGDGRVFVRFSGTEPVIRVLVEGPDKAQISMFAEEIASFLEKELS
- a CDS encoding pyridoxine 5'-phosphate synthase, translating into MKHKIRLGVNVDHVATLRQVRGGTTPYPNLLDMVKKSVKGGAEQITIHLREDRRHIQLEDLKVLSKACPVPLNLEMAATPQMVSFAKKYRPDWVCFVPEKRAELTTEGGLDVKKGFKKMAPMVEKLQRIGIEISMFIEPSMEQVEASYEIGADAVEFHTGKWVHLTGPRKQKEWDRLVDTAEWANYLGLNVHAGHGLDYHHSKLINKLPYLQEVNIGHSLICYALEDGLEDSVRKMRKILK
- the tsaE gene encoding tRNA (adenosine(37)-N6)-threonylcarbamoyltransferase complex ATPase subunit type 1 TsaE encodes the protein MSKILNSERTVNNLIELKEFWKEFLPHLSERCILLMSGDVGAGKTTSVQMIAEILGMRDVQSPSFAIHLRYENAEGKSLDHIDLYRLKDDDDLESSGFWDLFAPKQGLIIIEWANRLDFDYLPLNWQRVEVKFEKTSAESRKILCRTI
- a CDS encoding thermonuclease family protein — protein: MNYLRSLLLLILLFPATLFAEGIRLKVVSVHDGDTLTAVGVDDDERYKVRLMGVDTPEVDFYKNTQGDVSLKARDALRAMAPEGSILILSEDSDVDKHGRILGRLLKDGKDLNEEMLRQGWGLIYFIYPFDKGVVSKFSKAAKEAFDNKRGVFSNEYKETEAPYLFRLRVRKQVGRNPVGDFELKKVLSPEDIEQIPVWKRVFFPDYDLAYKNGYN
- a CDS encoding protein-arginine deiminase family protein; this translates as MTFFLLLINLVFAQGQNACSQHNPMSSDVPACPTTGSTLLSENYPIMAATVSDYEGGPEWVKSYVTKVMKAQPQKPPQFFLHVTPETYESVVAELRKQAPSPQVADQWIKGLTRVEGNNRWNWQQDYFDNFYNPKTGQPVLREVQGYGRHGDSYTSMINSTAKECNIHAGVLLENAQYKSGHSGGNIEAVNGLCLLGADHFNNNEWDSYAKSTCTNMDAAVKTPSDFLKVGHTDEMFKTLKDPSQKPPCDFALAFASPKKGLEVLKGNPDGKVFDFPGVSGEELITRVRQSGYREICAAYTASKRSQNLPPSPGKTRSGKGVSQLLWDLSITKAFAGVLSITDPKVENLYKELQALDDMEPKSVEERQRLLARKNEILNKIQQQMKKAGYLKSKAKMDEAKECLEMTNKDLAKIIESDKEFKDFNESVEKAIQQFKKDLLAKLKQKYPQCSPKTLDIPDIYQGMMDYDKQPASYAMGTGLSLFPNPTNGEIVGNTYIMPEPVNPAFKADIDNQIKGLGLKTDYIDTHFAHVQQGNLHCSSHAIRYCRPQGGKK